A genomic window from Salvelinus sp. IW2-2015 linkage group LG13, ASM291031v2, whole genome shotgun sequence includes:
- the LOC111972395 gene encoding barH-like 2 homeobox protein — translation MESSSGSNFGIDTILSNATNSVNTALMNGDFRLGDSRTADFSRSQATPSPSCSDIDTVGTAPSSPISVTMEHAEPHLLQDSLPHHHHHHNQPGSLQLSPQPQQLGAGAGCAPRTATSSFLIKDILGDSKPLAACAPYSTSVQSPHHTPKPENARDSGDGFRPKLEQDEHRSKLDKRDDMEMKCNGTKEENEREISSSRDSPQSRSKKPRKARTAFSDHQLNQLERSFERQKYLSVQDRMDLAAALNLTDTQVKTWYQNRRTKWKRQTAVGLELLAEAGNYSALQRMFPSPYFYHPSLLGTMDSTTAAAAAAAMYSSMYRTPQQPHPGLQRPLVPRVLIHGLGPGGQPALNPLGNAMPGTQHQR, via the exons ATGGAATCCTCCAGCGGATCGAACTTTGGAATAGACACTATTTTATCCAACGCTACTAATTCTGTTAACACCGCGCTAATGAACGGAGATTTCCGCCTCGGTGACAGCAGGACAGCGGATTTCAGCCGGAGCCAGGCCACCCCGTCCCCGTCATGTTCGGACATAGACACAGTGGGAACGGCCCCCTCTTCCCCCATCTCCGTCACCATGGAGCACGCCGAGCCGCATCTGCTCCAAGACAGCCTAccacatcatcaccaccaccacaaccaaccAGGGAGTTTGCAACTATCGCCCCAGCCYCAGCAGCTAGGGGCCGGGGCCGGCTGTGCCCCCAGGACTGCCACCTCTTCGTTTTTAATCAAAGACATTTTAGGCGACAGCAAACCCCTGGCAGCGTGCGCACCTTACAGCACCAGCGTACAGTCACCCCATCACACCCCCAAACCAGAGAATGCCAGGGACAGTGGGGACGGCTTCAGGCCGAAGTTGGAACAAGATGAACATAGGAGCAAGTTGGACAAAAGAGACGATATGGAAATGAAATGCAACG GAACAAAAGAAGAGAATGAACGGGAAATTTCAAGTAGCAGAGATAGTCCTCAATCACGGTCAAAAAAACCTCGTAAAGCACGGACGGCCTTTTCAGACCATCAACTCAACCAACTCGAGCGAAGCTTCGAGCGCCAAAAATACCTCAGCGTGCAGGATCGCATGGACCTCGCGGCAGCACTCAACCTGACCGACACACAGGTGAAAACCTGGTACCAAAACCGACG GACGAAGTGGAAAAGACAGACAGCGGTCGGATTAGAGCTACTGGCTGAAGCCGGAAATTATTCCGCTTTACAAAGAATGTTCCCGTCGCCCTATTTCTACCACCCGAGCTTGTTGGGCACCATGGACAGCACAACAGCAGCCGCAGCAGCCGCAGCAatgtacagcagtatgtaccggacTCCGCAGCAACCACATCCCGGTCTCCAGAGGCCTCTTGTCCCGAGAGTACTCATCCATGGCCTTGGGCCTGGGGGCCAACCGGCATTGAACCCGCTGGGTAACGCCATGCCCGGCACGCAGCATCAGCGGTAG